One window from the genome of Aestuariirhabdus haliotis encodes:
- a CDS encoding ABC transporter permease codes for MSVLSLAWKSLLSRRTTALLTLLSIAISVSLLLGVETIRQEAKRGFTQTLSGTDLIVGARTGPVQLMLYSVFRIGDATNNIRWSSYQQITQHPQVKWSIPISLGDSHRGYRVLGTTDSYLNHYRYGNRTPLTVAEGDWFNDLHDAVLGYEVAQELGYSIDSSLILSHGTGKVSFADHSDNPFKVSGILAPTGTPVDRTIHVSLQAIEAIHQGWESGAAPRAGAPQKAASDLQPESITAIFVGLKSRIATFSVQREINQLPQEPLLAILPGVTLRQLWNLIGNAEKALFVISVFVVAAGLIGMLTTILTSLNERRREMAILRALGARPRHIFTLMLSESVILASLGCFLGLALLYFLLLLAQPLVNQLYGIQISIRAPGLYELSIITSVISGALIIGLLPAWRAYKNSLSDGLSLRL; via the coding sequence ATGTCGGTTCTCTCTCTTGCCTGGAAAAGTCTGTTGAGCCGACGTACCACCGCCCTGCTCACCCTGCTATCCATCGCCATCAGCGTAAGCTTATTGCTTGGGGTTGAAACCATTCGTCAGGAAGCAAAACGCGGTTTCACCCAAACGCTCTCGGGGACAGATCTGATTGTCGGAGCCCGAACCGGTCCCGTTCAACTGATGCTGTATTCGGTGTTCCGCATAGGCGATGCCACCAACAATATTCGCTGGAGCAGCTATCAACAGATAACCCAGCACCCCCAGGTAAAGTGGTCGATCCCGATCTCTTTGGGCGACTCCCATCGAGGCTACCGGGTTCTTGGCACCACAGACAGCTATCTGAATCATTACCGCTACGGTAATCGCACCCCACTGACAGTAGCCGAAGGGGATTGGTTTAATGACCTGCACGATGCCGTGCTGGGCTATGAAGTCGCGCAAGAACTGGGTTACTCAATCGACAGTTCATTAATCTTGTCCCACGGTACCGGCAAGGTCAGCTTTGCCGATCATAGCGATAATCCTTTTAAGGTCAGCGGAATTTTGGCCCCTACAGGGACTCCCGTTGATCGCACCATTCATGTCTCATTACAGGCCATAGAAGCAATTCACCAGGGCTGGGAGAGCGGTGCAGCACCCCGTGCAGGAGCTCCACAAAAAGCGGCTTCCGACCTTCAACCCGAGTCGATAACCGCTATTTTTGTTGGACTTAAATCCCGCATCGCCACCTTCAGCGTTCAGCGGGAGATCAACCAGCTCCCACAAGAGCCCTTGCTGGCCATACTGCCTGGGGTCACGCTTCGCCAGCTGTGGAATCTGATCGGCAATGCCGAGAAAGCGCTGTTCGTTATTTCTGTGTTTGTGGTGGCTGCGGGGCTCATCGGCATGCTGACAACCATACTGACATCGCTAAATGAACGCCGGCGGGAAATGGCCATATTACGAGCATTGGGCGCGCGACCTCGGCATATTTTTACCCTAATGCTCAGTGAATCCGTTATATTAGCCAGCTTAGGCTGTTTTTTAGGGCTGGCCCTGTTGTACTTCCTACTGCTTCTGGCACAGCCCCTTGTTAATCAGTTGTATGGCATCCAGATAAGCATTAGAGCACCCGGGCTTTACGAGTTGTCTATCATCACCTCAGTAATTTCCGGCGCCTTGATTATTGGACTTTTACCCGCCTGGCGAGCCTATAAAAATTCGTTGAGCGATGGCCTTAGCCTTCGCCTTTAA
- a CDS encoding ATP-binding cassette domain-containing protein: MPPIISVSEARFAWPGHDPVLLIPQLEIDAGKRIFIRGPSGCGKTTLLGLLGGVLSTQSGSVEVLGHQLHQLNGSQRDHFRSDHIGYIFQMFNLLPYLSVVENVVLACRFSARRQHRALERSSNLETEALRLLDHLGIGQGSGLLDRPVASLSIGQQQRVAAARALIGSPELLIADEPTSALDTQNRERFLQLLFDECDSVGTTLLFVSHDASLEGQFDNLIDLPTINQASLQEED, from the coding sequence ATGCCCCCTATCATTTCCGTCTCAGAGGCCCGATTCGCCTGGCCTGGCCATGATCCCGTTTTGCTGATTCCTCAGCTTGAGATCGATGCCGGTAAACGCATTTTTATTCGCGGCCCCAGTGGTTGCGGAAAAACCACGCTGTTGGGGCTTTTGGGCGGAGTGTTATCGACACAATCGGGCTCTGTGGAGGTGTTAGGGCATCAATTGCATCAGCTTAATGGATCTCAACGAGACCATTTTCGCAGCGATCACATTGGTTACATCTTCCAGATGTTTAACTTGCTGCCCTATCTGTCAGTAGTTGAGAATGTTGTCCTCGCCTGCCGCTTTAGTGCGCGTCGTCAGCATCGTGCGCTGGAGCGATCATCAAACCTCGAAACCGAAGCCCTGCGGTTACTGGACCATTTGGGGATTGGTCAAGGTTCGGGATTGCTCGATCGCCCGGTGGCATCGCTGAGCATCGGTCAGCAACAACGGGTCGCTGCGGCCCGCGCCCTCATCGGTAGTCCCGAGCTTCTGATCGCGGATGAACCGACCTCGGCGCTCGACACCCAAAACCGGGAACGCTTCCTGCAGTTGCTGTTTGATGAATGTGACAGCGTGGGCACCACACTGCTATTTGTTAGCCACGATGCCAGTCTGGAAGGGCAATTTGATAACCTGATCGATCTGCCCACCATCAATCAGGCCAGCCTGCAGGAGGAAGACTGA
- a CDS encoding DUF2796 domain-containing protein: MSKRPNFLLSSLACTSLFIATSATAELAAHEHGHADLKIALEGKELEVQLVSPAYNLLGFEHDPKTDQQRQQVAQLIQQLRKPETLIQLPEDAQCSLKDLKLEGLENSPSHAKSNQDHHDEEHEEHHDDEHKEHHDDEHKEHHDDEHKEHHDDEHKEHHDEEHKEHHDDEHKEHHDDEHKEHHDDDHQDIEAHYHYQCQNPEKLARITFKLFDNFPAMESINTQWITESRQDMIKLTPSSPMVELN, from the coding sequence CTGTACCAGCCTGTTCATCGCCACTTCAGCGACGGCCGAACTTGCCGCACATGAACATGGTCATGCTGACCTGAAAATAGCCTTGGAGGGGAAAGAACTGGAAGTGCAATTGGTCTCCCCAGCCTATAACCTGCTGGGCTTTGAGCACGACCCCAAAACCGATCAACAGCGTCAGCAAGTCGCCCAATTGATACAGCAATTACGCAAACCCGAGACCCTGATACAACTTCCGGAAGATGCCCAATGTTCTCTAAAGGATCTGAAACTGGAAGGCCTGGAAAACAGTCCGAGCCATGCCAAATCCAACCAAGATCACCATGATGAAGAACATGAAGAGCATCATGACGATGAACATAAAGAGCATCATGACGATGAACATAAAGAGCATCATGACGATGAACATAAAGAGCACCATGATGATGAACACAAAGAGCACCATGATGAAGAACATAAAGAGCATCATGACGATGAACATAAAGAGCACCATGATGATGAACATAAAGAGCACCATGATGATGATCACCAGGACATAGAAGCGCATTATCACTATCAGTGCCAAAACCCGGAAAAACTGGCTCGAATCACCTTCAAACTGTTCGATAACTTCCCTGCCATGGAAAGCATCAACACCCAATGGATCACTGAAAGCCGACAGGATATGATCAAGCTAACACCTTCATCACCTATGGTTGAGCTCAACTAA